Proteins encoded together in one Microbacterium oxydans window:
- a CDS encoding HPr family phosphocarrier protein, whose product MPVRRVVVSAHNGAHARPVAELVRLAQSHGSPVTLRTVDGTTVDLSSVLAVMDLGIASGDAVVLETAASDTSEAVLDQLAEVLDPRE is encoded by the coding sequence ATGCCGGTCCGTCGCGTCGTCGTCAGCGCGCACAACGGCGCCCATGCCCGCCCGGTGGCGGAGCTGGTGCGCCTGGCGCAGTCGCACGGGTCCCCGGTGACCCTGCGCACGGTCGACGGCACGACGGTCGACCTGAGCAGCGTGCTGGCGGTGATGGATCTCGGGATCGCCTCCGGCGACGCGGTGGTGCTCGAGACGGCGGCCTCCGACACGTCGGAGGCCGTCCTCGACCAGCTCGCCGAGGTGCTCGACCCGCGCGAGTGA
- a CDS encoding purine-nucleoside phosphorylase — MPETHSNPLDDPTANPFEVAAQAAADIARLTGVEKHDIALTLGSGWGKAADIIGETVATVPATEVTGFSKPALEGHVGTLRSIRTPDGKNVLVIGARTHYYEDHGVRRVVHSVRTAAATGAKIMVLTNGAGGIRETWKPGQPVLISDHINLTADSPLEGATFIDLTDLYAKRLRDIARSIDPSLDEGVYTQFRGPHYETPAEVQMAKHIGGHIVGMSTALEAIAAREAGMEILGFSLITNLAAGIQQTPLSHAEVIEAGREAEPVISALLARVVEAL; from the coding sequence ATGCCCGAAACGCACAGCAACCCCCTCGACGACCCGACCGCGAACCCGTTCGAGGTCGCCGCGCAGGCCGCCGCCGACATCGCACGTCTGACCGGAGTCGAGAAGCACGACATCGCCCTCACCCTCGGCAGCGGCTGGGGCAAGGCGGCCGACATCATCGGCGAGACCGTCGCGACCGTCCCCGCCACCGAGGTGACCGGCTTCTCCAAGCCCGCTCTCGAGGGCCACGTCGGCACGCTCCGCAGCATCCGCACCCCCGACGGCAAGAACGTCCTCGTCATCGGCGCGCGCACCCACTACTACGAGGACCACGGCGTGCGTCGCGTCGTGCACAGCGTCCGCACCGCGGCGGCCACGGGCGCCAAGATCATGGTGCTCACCAACGGTGCCGGCGGCATCCGCGAGACCTGGAAGCCCGGCCAGCCGGTCCTGATCAGCGACCACATCAACCTCACCGCCGACTCCCCGCTCGAGGGCGCGACCTTCATCGACCTCACCGACCTGTACGCGAAGCGCCTGCGCGACATCGCCCGCAGCATCGACCCCTCGCTCGACGAGGGCGTCTACACGCAGTTCCGCGGCCCGCACTACGAGACCCCGGCGGAGGTGCAGATGGCCAAGCACATCGGCGGTCACATCGTCGGCATGTCGACTGCGCTCGAGGCGATCGCCGCCCGTGAGGCGGGCATGGAGATCCTCGGCTTCTCGCTGATCACGAACCTCGCCGCCGGCATCCAGCAGACCCCGCTCAGCCACGCCGAGGTGATCGAAGCCGGACGGGAGGCCGAGCCGGTGATCTCCGCGCTCCTGGCCCGGGTGGTCGAGGCGCTGTGA
- a CDS encoding PTS sugar transporter subunit IIB → MRILVVCGAGASSTFVAQRLRRAAAAAGLDWDAAAGMETSVSDADHDLVLVGPHLSDRLDAIRSSAGAPVAVLPDDVFADRDGSRTLDFARSILAAAGDTPKGTS, encoded by the coding sequence ATGAGGATCCTCGTGGTGTGCGGCGCCGGTGCGTCGAGCACGTTCGTCGCGCAACGACTCCGCCGTGCGGCGGCAGCGGCCGGTCTCGACTGGGACGCGGCGGCCGGCATGGAGACCTCCGTCTCCGACGCCGATCACGACCTCGTCCTCGTCGGCCCCCACCTGAGCGACCGCCTGGACGCCATCCGCAGCAGCGCGGGCGCGCCCGTCGCGGTGCTGCCGGACGACGTCTTCGCCGACCGTGACGGATCTCGCACGCTCGACTTCGCCCGATCGATCCTCGCCGCCGCCGGCGACACCCCGAAAGGAACATCATGA
- a CDS encoding NAD(P)H-quinone dehydrogenase gives MDSMSSTTFERTQRVAVLGGGPGGYEAALAAAQLGAEVTLVERVGVGGSAVLTDVVPSKSLIATADAAVAISEASDLGVNFYAKGENGKPLKPEIAINLAAVNKRLLALAGQQSEDMRATLLEAGVRILSGHGRLEGPTAIVVSTGQGGTDFDRVEADTIIVAVGASPRELDSAKPDGKRILTWTQLYDMKALPEHLIVVGSGVTGAEFASAYMNLGAKVTLISSREQVLPGEDKDAAGVLEKVFKRGGMQVLSKSRADKVEVTKDGVTVTLSDGRTVDGSHCLMAVGSIPNTAGIGLEEAGVELDDSGHVRVNRVARTAVPNIYAVGDCTNFFPLASVASMQGRTAVFHALGDIVIPLELIKITSNIFTAPEIATVGYGEKDVEDGVADGLVYKLPLAANPRAKMMGIKDGFVKLIARKGSGTVIGGVIVAPKASELIYPIAVAVERRLTVDQVSRVFAAYPSLSSSITDASRAMHLVNIS, from the coding sequence ATGGATTCCATGTCTTCCACCACTTTCGAGCGCACTCAGCGCGTCGCCGTCCTCGGCGGCGGTCCCGGCGGTTACGAGGCGGCCCTCGCGGCCGCTCAGCTCGGGGCCGAGGTCACCCTGGTCGAGCGGGTGGGAGTCGGCGGATCCGCCGTCCTCACCGACGTGGTGCCCTCCAAGAGCCTGATCGCCACCGCCGACGCCGCGGTCGCGATCTCCGAGGCGAGCGACCTCGGGGTGAACTTCTACGCCAAGGGGGAGAACGGCAAACCGCTCAAGCCCGAGATCGCGATCAACCTCGCCGCCGTCAACAAGCGTCTCCTGGCGCTCGCCGGGCAGCAGTCCGAGGACATGCGGGCGACGCTCCTCGAGGCCGGGGTGCGCATCCTCTCCGGACACGGGCGGCTCGAGGGTCCGACCGCGATCGTCGTGTCCACGGGCCAGGGCGGCACGGACTTCGACCGGGTCGAGGCCGACACGATCATCGTGGCCGTCGGCGCCTCGCCGCGCGAGCTCGACTCCGCCAAGCCCGACGGCAAGCGCATCCTGACCTGGACGCAGCTCTACGACATGAAGGCGCTCCCCGAGCACCTCATCGTGGTCGGCTCCGGAGTCACCGGCGCCGAGTTCGCCTCCGCCTACATGAACCTCGGAGCGAAGGTCACGCTCATCTCCAGCCGCGAGCAGGTGCTGCCGGGCGAGGACAAGGATGCCGCCGGCGTCCTGGAGAAGGTGTTCAAGCGCGGCGGGATGCAGGTGCTCTCGAAGTCCCGCGCCGACAAGGTCGAGGTCACGAAGGACGGCGTGACCGTCACGCTCTCCGACGGGCGCACGGTCGACGGCAGCCACTGCCTGATGGCGGTCGGCTCGATCCCGAACACCGCGGGGATCGGCCTCGAGGAGGCCGGCGTCGAGCTGGACGACTCGGGTCACGTGCGCGTGAACCGCGTCGCACGCACCGCGGTACCGAACATCTACGCGGTCGGCGACTGCACGAACTTCTTCCCGCTGGCATCCGTCGCCTCCATGCAGGGGCGCACCGCGGTGTTCCACGCGCTCGGCGACATCGTGATCCCGCTGGAGCTCATCAAGATCACGTCCAACATCTTCACCGCCCCCGAGATCGCGACGGTCGGGTACGGCGAGAAGGATGTCGAGGACGGCGTGGCCGACGGTCTCGTCTACAAGCTCCCGCTGGCGGCGAACCCGCGGGCGAAGATGATGGGCATCAAGGACGGCTTCGTCAAGCTCATCGCGCGCAAGGGCTCCGGCACCGTCATCGGCGGTGTGATCGTGGCGCCGAAGGCCTCGGAGCTGATCTACCCGATCGCGGTCGCGGTCGAGCGCCGGCTCACGGTCGACCAGGTCTCGCGCGTGTTCGCGGCCTACCCGTCGCTGTCGAGCAGTATCACCGATGCGAGTCGCGCGATGCACCTCGTGAACATCTCCTGA
- a CDS encoding phospho-sugar mutase codes for MSEERLAQARAWLRQDPDHETRDELAGLITRAAAGEDAAVAELDDRFRTRLAFGTAGLRGELGAGSNRMNRVLVAQAAAGFAAYLREKAHGGTPTVVIGYDGRRNSRVFATDSAELFAGAGLRAILLPRLLPTPVLAFAVRHLGADAGVMVTASHNPPNDNGYKVYLGGADQGSQIVAPADAEIAAHIQRTADAGSVATLPRSTDYETAGEDVVEAYIAATAAVAPAPAGTSGMRWVYTAMHGVGWETLSRIVRDAGYPQPFVVDEQLTPDATFRTVSFPNPEEPGAMDLSFAKARRVKADFILANDPDADRLAVAVPDASAPEGWRRLTGNEVGLLLGARAARAAAGTPGASLACSLVSSPGLGAVAAHHGLDFHETLTGFKWISRAPGIVFGFEEALGYLVNPGTVRDKDGVSAAVAILGLAAEARDRGATLVDLLDELGETYGHFASGQVSVRVEDLSVIGNVMLALRSLPPTHIAGRSIASAEDLLQAAPGQPSGDVLRYRLGDGSRVIVRPSGTEPKLKVYIDARAESAADARTAVAELEAGVRALLDERS; via the coding sequence GTGAGCGAGGAGCGGCTCGCGCAGGCACGCGCCTGGCTGCGACAGGACCCGGATCACGAGACCCGCGATGAGCTGGCCGGCCTGATCACCCGCGCGGCCGCCGGGGAGGATGCCGCGGTCGCCGAGCTCGACGACCGCTTCCGCACGCGACTCGCCTTCGGCACCGCCGGACTCCGCGGCGAGCTCGGTGCCGGCAGCAACCGGATGAACCGCGTGCTCGTCGCCCAGGCCGCCGCGGGCTTCGCCGCCTACCTGCGCGAGAAGGCGCACGGCGGGACGCCCACGGTCGTGATCGGCTACGACGGACGCCGCAACTCGCGGGTGTTCGCGACGGACTCCGCCGAGCTCTTCGCCGGCGCCGGTCTGCGCGCGATCCTGCTGCCCCGACTGCTGCCCACCCCCGTCCTCGCGTTCGCCGTGCGCCACCTCGGCGCCGACGCAGGCGTGATGGTGACCGCGAGTCACAACCCGCCCAACGACAACGGCTACAAGGTCTATCTGGGCGGTGCCGACCAGGGCTCGCAGATCGTCGCTCCGGCGGACGCCGAGATCGCGGCGCATATCCAGCGCACGGCCGATGCCGGATCGGTCGCGACGCTGCCCCGCTCCACGGACTACGAGACCGCGGGTGAGGACGTCGTCGAGGCGTACATCGCCGCGACCGCCGCCGTCGCTCCCGCCCCCGCCGGGACCTCGGGCATGCGATGGGTCTACACGGCCATGCACGGCGTGGGCTGGGAGACGCTCTCGCGCATCGTCCGGGATGCCGGCTACCCGCAGCCGTTCGTCGTCGACGAGCAGCTCACCCCGGATGCCACCTTCCGCACGGTGTCGTTCCCGAACCCGGAGGAGCCGGGGGCGATGGATCTCTCCTTCGCCAAGGCCCGCCGGGTGAAGGCCGACTTCATCCTGGCCAACGACCCCGATGCGGACCGCCTGGCCGTCGCCGTCCCGGACGCATCCGCGCCGGAGGGCTGGCGCCGCCTGACCGGCAACGAGGTCGGCCTCCTGCTCGGAGCGCGGGCCGCCCGCGCGGCCGCCGGAACCCCCGGCGCCTCGCTCGCGTGCTCGCTCGTGTCCTCCCCCGGCCTGGGCGCCGTGGCGGCCCATCACGGGCTGGACTTCCACGAGACCCTCACCGGCTTCAAGTGGATCTCGCGTGCTCCCGGGATCGTCTTCGGCTTCGAGGAGGCCCTCGGCTACCTCGTCAACCCGGGGACCGTCCGCGACAAGGACGGCGTCTCGGCCGCCGTCGCGATCCTCGGCCTCGCCGCCGAGGCCCGCGACCGCGGAGCGACGCTCGTGGACCTGCTCGACGAGCTGGGCGAGACATACGGGCACTTCGCCAGCGGCCAGGTGTCGGTGCGCGTCGAAGACCTCTCGGTCATCGGCAACGTCATGCTGGCGCTGCGCTCGCTGCCGCCGACGCACATCGCGGGGCGCTCGATCGCCTCGGCGGAGGATCTGCTGCAGGCGGCACCGGGACAGCCGTCCGGCGACGTGCTCCGGTACCGGCTCGGCGACGGCTCCCGCGTGATCGTGCGCCCGAGCGGCACCGAGCCGAAGCTCAAGGTGTACATCGACGCACGGGCCGAATCCGCCGCAGACGCGCGGACCGCGGTGGCGGAGCTCGAGGCCGGGGTGCGTGCCCTGCTCGACGAGCGCTCCTGA
- a CDS encoding BglG family transcription antiterminator, whose translation MSRQRQDQLLSTLLRQEGWATASSLADLLGVTPRSIRSYVAALNARTPGAAVIESGPAGYRAGPGARGALRMRQSGESAPRDRLHALVRLLLDEPAGIDVFDTADELHVSEATVEADLVRVRGLLDGTDLALERDRENVRLRGNEAAQRRLLSRLAHDEMDVASFHPETFRRALSGSAVAASAVGPFKSALVRELGELGYYVNELAIADVLLHIAIAAERVAAGHALDSSPAGAREEIPRVGAVIAHLAEEHFSVVLGDGDSGHLASLVLTRIVAPGEAATREVARSGVDPAVEAAVRAEIARAAEDFQVDLVDETFVLRLALHVQNLLRRAEESALTRNPLTRSLKTTYPMIFEVAVSIASGLHDRVGTPIHDDEIAYIAMHVGGRLERSRKAESILTATIVCPGYHELHELLRSSVDRSLGSAIEVTTVVTNVDPDWASFDTDLVLSTIEPGGAGDRFVRIQPFLTDADVDRIQQAAARVRRGRRLTRLRGELARYFLADAYVFPLPDEGEEAIIRRLGGLLVQAGLIGEDYIDNTIVREQMSSTAFTDALAVPHALQMTATRTAIAIGVADGSAAWGGGRVQVVALAAFSESDRAAFQTVFEQLVEVFSERDSVQRIVRRGTTFEAFLDELVAVIDG comes from the coding sequence ATGTCGCGCCAGCGCCAGGACCAGCTCCTCTCGACCCTGCTGCGCCAGGAGGGGTGGGCGACGGCGTCGAGCCTCGCCGACCTGCTGGGAGTCACTCCGCGCAGCATCCGCTCCTACGTGGCCGCCCTGAACGCGCGCACACCGGGGGCCGCGGTGATCGAGTCCGGACCGGCCGGATACCGCGCGGGACCCGGTGCCCGCGGCGCGCTCCGCATGCGTCAGTCGGGGGAATCGGCGCCCCGCGATCGCCTGCACGCTCTCGTGCGGCTGCTGCTGGACGAGCCGGCCGGGATCGATGTCTTCGACACCGCCGATGAGTTGCACGTCAGCGAGGCGACGGTGGAAGCCGACCTGGTGCGGGTGCGGGGGCTGCTCGACGGCACCGATCTCGCGCTCGAGCGCGACCGGGAGAACGTGCGCCTGCGCGGCAACGAGGCGGCGCAGCGGCGCCTGCTCAGCCGTCTGGCGCACGATGAGATGGACGTCGCCTCCTTCCACCCGGAGACCTTCCGCCGCGCGCTCTCCGGCTCCGCCGTCGCCGCCAGCGCGGTCGGTCCGTTCAAGTCGGCGCTGGTGCGGGAGCTCGGCGAACTCGGCTACTACGTCAACGAACTGGCGATCGCGGACGTGCTGCTCCATATCGCCATCGCGGCGGAGCGGGTCGCGGCCGGACACGCGCTCGACTCCTCGCCTGCCGGCGCCCGCGAGGAGATCCCGCGCGTGGGGGCGGTCATCGCGCACCTGGCCGAGGAGCACTTCTCGGTCGTCCTCGGCGACGGTGACAGCGGGCACCTCGCCTCCTTGGTGCTGACCCGCATCGTCGCGCCCGGCGAGGCCGCCACCCGCGAGGTCGCGCGCAGCGGCGTGGATCCGGCGGTCGAGGCGGCGGTGCGTGCGGAGATCGCCCGGGCCGCCGAGGACTTCCAGGTCGACCTCGTCGACGAGACGTTCGTGCTCCGGCTCGCGCTGCACGTGCAGAACCTGCTGCGCCGGGCGGAGGAGAGCGCGCTGACGCGCAACCCGCTCACCCGTTCGCTCAAGACGACCTACCCGATGATCTTCGAGGTGGCCGTCTCGATCGCGAGCGGTCTGCACGATCGGGTGGGCACGCCCATCCACGACGACGAGATCGCCTACATCGCCATGCACGTGGGCGGGCGCCTGGAGCGCAGCCGCAAGGCCGAGTCGATCCTCACCGCCACGATCGTCTGCCCCGGCTACCACGAGCTGCACGAGCTGCTCCGCTCCAGCGTCGACCGCTCCCTGGGGTCGGCCATCGAGGTCACGACCGTCGTCACGAACGTCGACCCCGACTGGGCGTCCTTCGACACCGATCTCGTGCTGAGCACGATCGAGCCGGGCGGTGCGGGCGACCGGTTCGTGCGCATCCAGCCGTTCCTCACCGACGCCGACGTCGACCGGATCCAGCAGGCGGCGGCGCGCGTCCGCCGGGGACGCCGGCTCACCCGTCTCCGCGGCGAGCTGGCGCGCTACTTCCTGGCGGACGCGTACGTCTTCCCGCTCCCGGACGAGGGGGAGGAGGCGATCATCCGCCGGCTCGGCGGGCTCCTGGTGCAGGCGGGCCTGATCGGCGAGGACTACATCGACAACACCATCGTGCGCGAGCAGATGTCGTCGACGGCGTTCACCGACGCCCTCGCGGTGCCGCACGCCCTCCAGATGACGGCCACCCGCACCGCGATCGCGATCGGCGTGGCCGACGGGTCGGCCGCGTGGGGCGGCGGGCGCGTGCAGGTCGTCGCCCTCGCCGCGTTCAGCGAGAGCGACCGCGCGGCGTTCCAGACCGTCTTCGAGCAGCTCGTCGAGGTGTTCAGCGAGCGCGACAGCGTGCAGCGGATCGTCCGCAGGGGAACAACCTTCGAGGCGTTCCTCGACGAGCTGGTCGCCGTGATCGACGGCTGA